In Kitasatospora sp. NBC_00240, the following are encoded in one genomic region:
- the rplA gene encoding 50S ribosomal protein L1 translates to MKRSKALTAAAAKVDRDRLYAPLEAIRLARETSTTKFDATVEVAMRLGVDPRKADQMVRSTVILPHGTGKTARVLVFATGERAEAARAAGADIVGSDELIDEVAKGRLDFDAVVATPDLMGKVGRLGRVLGPRGLMPNPKTGTVTPDVAKAVNDIKGGKIEFRVDKHSNLHFIIGKASFTDEQLVENYGAALDEVLRAKPSAAKGRYIKKTAVTTTMGPGIQVDPNRTRNLLVEEDPAAV, encoded by the coding sequence GTGAAGCGCAGCAAGGCTCTGACGGCCGCGGCCGCCAAGGTTGACCGCGACCGCCTCTACGCCCCCCTCGAGGCCATCCGCCTCGCCCGGGAGACGTCCACCACCAAGTTCGACGCGACCGTCGAGGTTGCCATGCGCCTGGGTGTCGACCCGCGCAAGGCCGACCAGATGGTCCGCAGCACCGTGATCCTCCCGCACGGCACCGGTAAGACCGCTCGGGTCCTGGTCTTCGCGACCGGCGAGCGTGCCGAGGCCGCGCGTGCTGCGGGCGCCGACATCGTCGGTTCGGACGAGCTCATCGACGAGGTCGCCAAGGGCCGCCTCGACTTCGACGCCGTCGTCGCCACCCCGGACCTCATGGGCAAGGTCGGCCGCCTCGGCCGCGTGCTCGGCCCGCGTGGTCTGATGCCGAACCCGAAGACCGGCACCGTCACCCCCGATGTCGCCAAGGCTGTCAACGACATCAAGGGCGGCAAGATCGAGTTCCGCGTCGACAAGCACTCGAACCTGCACTTCATCATCGGTAAGGCCTCCTTCACCGACGAGCAGCTGGTCGAGAACTACGGCGCCGCGCTGGACGAGGTCCTCCGGGCCAAGCCGTCCGCCGCCAAGGGCCGCTACATCAAGAAGACCGCGGTCACCACCACCATGGGCCCCGGCATCCAGGTGGACCCGAACCGCACCCGCAACCTCCTGGTCGAGGAGGACCCGGCCGCCGTCTGA
- the rplL gene encoding 50S ribosomal protein L7/L12: MMAKLSQDELLEQFETLTLIELSEFVKAFEEKFDVKAAAPVAVAAAGGPAAVEAVEEQDEFDVILESAGDKKIQVIKEVRALTSLGLKEAKDLVDGTPKPVLEKVAKEAAEKAKAQLEAAGAKVTVK, encoded by the coding sequence ATCATGGCGAAGCTGTCCCAGGACGAGCTGCTCGAGCAGTTCGAGACCCTGACCCTCATCGAGCTGTCCGAGTTCGTCAAGGCGTTCGAGGAGAAGTTCGACGTCAAGGCTGCCGCTCCGGTCGCCGTTGCCGCCGCCGGTGGCCCCGCCGCCGTCGAGGCCGTCGAGGAGCAGGACGAGTTCGACGTCATCCTCGAGTCGGCCGGCGACAAGAAGATCCAGGTCATCAAGGAGGTGCGCGCCCTTACCTCCCTCGGTCTGAAGGAGGCCAAGGACCTCGTTGACGGCACCCCCAAGCCGGTCCTGGAGAAGGTTGCCAAGGAGGCCGCTGAGAAGGCCAAGGCCCAGCTCGAGGCCGCTGGCGCCAAGGTCACCGTCAAGTGA
- the rplJ gene encoding 50S ribosomal protein L10, whose product MARPDKAAAVAEITDKFRASNAAVLTEYRGLTVKQVKNLRRSLGENAQYAVVKNTLTKIAAHEAGITELDDLFAGPTAVAFVTGDPVESAKALRDFAKDNPALIIKGGVLDGKALTADEIKKLADLESREVLLAKLAGGLKASMAKAAATFQAPLVEFARTAEALRAKVEQGGAGTPAPAEAEDTTEAAE is encoded by the coding sequence ATGGCAAGGCCCGACAAGGCTGCTGCCGTCGCCGAGATCACGGACAAGTTCCGTGCCTCGAACGCGGCCGTGCTGACCGAGTACCGCGGTCTGACGGTGAAGCAGGTGAAGAACCTGCGTCGCTCGCTGGGTGAGAACGCCCAGTACGCCGTGGTGAAGAACACGCTGACCAAGATCGCTGCCCATGAGGCCGGGATCACGGAGCTCGACGACCTGTTCGCGGGTCCGACGGCTGTCGCCTTCGTCACCGGTGACCCGGTGGAGTCGGCGAAGGCTCTGCGTGACTTCGCCAAGGACAACCCCGCTCTCATCATCAAGGGCGGTGTCCTTGACGGTAAGGCGCTGACCGCCGATGAGATCAAGAAGCTCGCGGACCTCGAGTCCCGCGAGGTGCTGCTCGCCAAGCTGGCCGGCGGTCTGAAGGCGTCCATGGCGAAGGCCGCGGCCACCTTCCAGGCTCCGCTGGTCGAGTTCGCCCGCACTGCCGAGGCACTGCGCGCGAAGGTCGAGCAGGGCGGTGCCGGTACGCCGGCTCCCGCCGAGGCCGAGGACACCACCGAGGCTGCCGAGTAA
- the rpoB gene encoding DNA-directed RNA polymerase subunit beta codes for MAAPRNASNNANSTAPLRVSFAKIKEPLEVPNLLALQTESFDWLLGNAAWKSRVEAALESGQDVPTKSGLEEIFEEISPIEDFSGSMSLTFRDHRFEPPKNSIDECKDRDFTFAAPLFVTAEFTNNETGEIKSQTVFMGDFPLMTHKGTFVINGTERVVVSQLVRSPGVYFDSTLDKVSDKDIYSCKVIPSRGAWLEMEIDKRDMVGVRIDRKRKQSVTVLLKALGWTNEMILEEFGEYESMRATLEKDHTQGQDDALLDIYRKLRPGEPPTREAAQTLLENLYFNPKRYDLAKVGRYKVNRKLGNAESLDSGVLTEPDIIGAIKYLVKLHAGETEWRDTEGRDIVVEVDDIDHFGNRRLRNVGELIQNQVRTGLARMERVVRERMTTQDVEAITPQTLINIRPVVASIKEFFGTSQLSQFMDQTNPLSGLTHKRRLSALGPGGLSRERAGFEVRDVHPSHYGRMCPIETPEGPNIGLIGSLASYGRVNAFGFIETPYRKVVEGIVTEQVDYLTADEEDRFVIAQANAPLTADLHFAEPRVLVRRRGGEIDYIPGSEIDYMDVSPRQMVSVATAMIPFLEHDDANRALMGSNMMRQAVPLLKSEAPVVGTGMEYRCAVDAADVITAEKAGVVQEVSADYVTVANDDGTYTTYRAAKFTRSNQGTSFNQKVLVDEGARVEVNQVLADGPCTDQGEMALGKNLLVAFMSWEGHNYEDAIILSQRLVQDDVLSSIHIEEHEVDARDTKLGPEEITRDIPNVSEEVLADLDERGIIRIGADVVTGDILVGKVTPKGETELTPEERLLRAIFGEKAREVRDTSLKVPHGESGKVIGVRVFDREEGDELPPGVNQLVRVYVAQKRKITNGDKLAGRHGNKGVISKILPVEDMPFLADGTPVDIILNPLGVPSRMNPGQVLEIHLGWLAKQGWDVSGLADEWAQRLQVIGADNVTGGTNLATPVFDGAREDEITGLLDHTTLTRDGERLVNSTGKARLFDGRSGEPFPMPVSVGYMYILKLHHLVDDKLHARSTGPYSMITQQPLGGKAQFGGQRFGEMEVWALEAYGAAYALQELLTIKSDDVLGRVKVYEAIVKGENIPEPGIPESFKVLIKEMQSLCLNVEVLSSDGSSIEMRDSDEDVFRAAEELGIDLSRREPSSVEEV; via the coding sequence TTGGCCGCGCCGCGCAACGCCTCGAACAACGCTAATTCCACCGCCCCGCTCCGCGTTTCTTTCGCGAAGATCAAGGAGCCCCTCGAGGTTCCGAACCTCCTGGCCCTGCAGACCGAGAGCTTTGACTGGCTCCTCGGCAACGCGGCCTGGAAGTCTCGCGTCGAGGCGGCCCTGGAGAGTGGTCAGGACGTCCCCACGAAGTCCGGTCTGGAGGAGATCTTCGAAGAGATCTCCCCGATCGAGGACTTCAGCGGGTCGATGTCGCTGACCTTCCGCGACCACCGTTTCGAGCCGCCGAAGAACTCGATCGACGAGTGCAAGGACCGCGACTTCACGTTCGCCGCCCCGCTCTTCGTCACCGCCGAGTTCACCAACAACGAGACCGGTGAGATCAAGTCTCAGACGGTCTTCATGGGCGACTTCCCGCTCATGACCCACAAGGGCACCTTCGTGATCAACGGCACCGAGCGTGTCGTGGTCTCGCAGCTGGTCCGTTCCCCGGGTGTGTACTTCGACTCCACCCTGGACAAGGTGTCCGACAAGGACATCTACTCCTGCAAGGTCATCCCCTCGCGTGGTGCCTGGCTGGAGATGGAGATCGACAAGCGCGACATGGTCGGTGTCCGCATCGACCGCAAGCGCAAGCAGTCGGTCACCGTGCTGCTCAAGGCCCTCGGCTGGACCAACGAGATGATTCTCGAGGAGTTCGGCGAGTACGAGTCGATGCGCGCCACCCTGGAGAAGGACCACACCCAGGGCCAGGACGACGCGCTGCTGGACATCTACCGCAAGCTGCGTCCCGGCGAGCCGCCGACGCGCGAGGCCGCGCAGACGCTTCTGGAGAACCTCTACTTCAACCCGAAGCGCTACGACCTCGCGAAGGTCGGCCGTTACAAGGTCAACCGCAAGCTGGGCAACGCCGAGTCGCTGGACTCCGGCGTGCTCACCGAGCCCGACATCATCGGTGCGATCAAGTACCTGGTGAAGCTGCACGCGGGCGAGACCGAGTGGCGTGACACCGAGGGCCGGGACATCGTCGTCGAGGTCGACGACATCGACCACTTCGGCAACCGTCGCCTGCGCAACGTCGGCGAGCTGATCCAGAACCAGGTCCGTACGGGTCTCGCCCGTATGGAGCGTGTCGTGCGCGAGCGCATGACCACCCAGGACGTCGAGGCGATCACGCCGCAGACCCTGATCAACATCCGGCCGGTCGTCGCCTCCATCAAGGAGTTCTTCGGCACCAGCCAGCTGTCCCAGTTCATGGACCAGACGAACCCGCTGTCGGGCCTGACCCACAAGCGCCGTCTGTCCGCGCTGGGCCCCGGTGGTCTGTCCCGTGAGCGCGCCGGCTTCGAGGTCCGTGACGTTCACCCGTCGCACTACGGCCGCATGTGTCCGATCGAGACCCCTGAAGGCCCGAACATCGGTCTGATCGGCTCGCTCGCGTCCTACGGCCGGGTCAACGCGTTCGGTTTCATCGAGACCCCGTACCGCAAGGTCGTCGAGGGCATCGTCACCGAGCAGGTCGACTACCTGACCGCCGACGAGGAGGACCGCTTCGTCATCGCGCAGGCCAACGCCCCGCTGACGGCGGACCTGCACTTCGCCGAGCCCCGTGTCCTGGTCCGCCGCCGTGGCGGCGAGATCGACTACATCCCGGGCTCCGAGATCGACTACATGGACGTCTCGCCGCGCCAGATGGTGTCGGTCGCGACCGCCATGATCCCGTTCCTCGAGCACGACGACGCCAACCGCGCGCTCATGGGCTCCAACATGATGCGCCAGGCGGTGCCGCTGCTGAAGAGCGAGGCACCCGTGGTCGGCACCGGCATGGAGTACCGCTGCGCGGTCGACGCCGCGGACGTCATCACGGCCGAGAAGGCGGGTGTCGTCCAGGAGGTCTCGGCCGACTACGTCACCGTGGCCAACGACGACGGCACGTACACCACGTACCGCGCCGCCAAGTTCACCCGCTCCAACCAGGGCACCTCCTTCAACCAGAAGGTGCTCGTGGACGAGGGCGCCCGGGTCGAGGTCAACCAGGTGCTGGCCGACGGCCCGTGCACCGACCAGGGTGAGATGGCGCTCGGCAAGAACCTGCTCGTGGCGTTCATGTCCTGGGAGGGTCACAACTACGAGGACGCGATCATCCTGTCGCAGCGCCTCGTGCAGGACGACGTCCTCTCCTCGATCCACATCGAGGAGCACGAGGTCGACGCCCGTGACACCAAGCTGGGCCCCGAGGAGATCACCCGGGACATCCCGAACGTCTCCGAGGAGGTCCTCGCCGACCTCGACGAGCGCGGCATCATCCGCATCGGCGCGGACGTCGTCACCGGCGACATCCTGGTCGGCAAGGTCACGCCCAAGGGTGAGACCGAGCTGACCCCGGAGGAGCGCCTGCTCCGCGCGATCTTCGGCGAGAAGGCCCGTGAGGTCCGCGACACCTCGCTGAAGGTGCCGCACGGTGAGTCCGGCAAGGTCATCGGCGTCCGCGTCTTCGACCGCGAAGAGGGCGACGAGCTGCCCCCTGGCGTCAACCAGCTGGTCCGGGTCTACGTGGCCCAGAAGCGCAAGATCACCAACGGTGACAAGCTGGCCGGCCGTCACGGCAACAAGGGTGTCATCTCCAAGATCCTGCCGGTCGAGGACATGCCGTTCCTCGCCGACGGCACCCCGGTCGACATCATCCTCAACCCGCTGGGTGTCCCGTCCCGAATGAACCCGGGACAGGTCCTGGAGATCCACCTCGGGTGGCTCGCCAAGCAGGGCTGGGACGTCTCCGGGCTCGCCGACGAGTGGGCCCAGCGCCTGCAGGTGATCGGCGCCGACAACGTCACGGGTGGCACCAACCTCGCCACCCCGGTCTTCGACGGCGCCCGCGAGGACGAGATCACCGGCCTGCTGGACCACACCACCCTCACCCGTGACGGTGAGCGCCTGGTGAACTCCACCGGCAAGGCCCGGCTGTTCGACGGCCGCTCCGGCGAGCCGTTCCCGATGCCGGTCTCGGTCGGCTACATGTACATCCTCAAGCTGCACCACCTGGTCGACGACAAGCTGCACGCCCGTTCGACCGGTCCGTACTCGATGATCACCCAGCAGCCGCTCGGTGGTAAGGCGCAGTTCGGTGGTCAGCGATTCGGTGAGATGGAGGTGTGGGCCCTTGAGGCGTACGGCGCGGCCTACGCGCTGCAGGAGCTCCTCACCATCAAGTCCGACGACGTCCTCGGCCGGGTGAAGGTCTACGAGGCCATCGTCAAGGGCGAGAACATCCCCGAGCCCGGCATTCCCGAGTCCTTCAAGGTCCTCATCAAGGAAATGCAGTCGCTCTGCCTCAACGTGGAGGTGCTGTCCTCGGACGGCTCGTCCATCGAGATGCGTGACTCCGACGAGGACGTCTTCCGCGCCGCCGAGGAGCTCGGCATTGACCTGTCCCGGCGCGAGCCGAGCAGCGTCGAAGAGGTCTGA
- the nusG gene encoding transcription termination/antitermination protein NusG, whose protein sequence is MDAAALADSAADSESAEQIVDAVDSDEDEVEAFDEAEADEPAEVAALHEDADDTEDADDEDEDASEEAAAEDESAEEAVAEDESAEEAVAEEPEVEVDPVAEFREKLRTAPGEWYVIHTYAGYENRVKQNLEQRSVSLNVEDYIFQSEVPQEEVVQIKNGDRKTIRQNKLPGYVLVRMDLTPESWGVVRNTPGVTGFVGNAYDPYPLTLDEVVKMLAPDVERQAAKEAGRPVPGKPIEVQVLDFEVGDSVTVTDGPFATLQATINEINPDSKKVKGLVEIFGRETPVELSFDQIQKN, encoded by the coding sequence CTGGACGCGGCTGCGCTGGCTGACAGTGCCGCCGACTCCGAGTCCGCCGAGCAGATCGTGGACGCCGTGGACAGTGACGAGGACGAGGTCGAGGCGTTCGACGAGGCCGAGGCCGACGAGCCCGCCGAGGTCGCCGCGCTGCACGAGGACGCCGACGACACCGAGGACGCCGACGACGAGGACGAGGACGCGTCCGAGGAGGCCGCCGCCGAGGACGAGAGCGCCGAGGAGGCCGTCGCCGAGGACGAGAGCGCCGAGGAGGCCGTCGCCGAGGAGCCCGAGGTCGAGGTCGACCCGGTCGCCGAGTTCCGCGAGAAGCTGCGCACCGCCCCGGGCGAGTGGTACGTGATCCACACCTACGCCGGTTACGAGAACCGCGTGAAGCAGAACCTGGAGCAGCGCTCCGTCTCCCTGAACGTCGAGGACTACATCTTCCAGTCCGAGGTGCCGCAGGAGGAGGTCGTCCAGATCAAGAACGGCGACCGCAAGACGATCCGCCAGAACAAGCTCCCCGGCTACGTCCTGGTCCGGATGGACCTCACCCCGGAGTCCTGGGGCGTCGTGCGCAACACCCCGGGTGTCACCGGCTTCGTCGGCAACGCCTACGACCCGTACCCGCTGACGCTGGACGAGGTCGTCAAGATGCTCGCCCCCGACGTGGAGCGCCAGGCGGCCAAGGAGGCCGGCCGGCCGGTTCCCGGCAAGCCGATCGAGGTCCAGGTGCTCGACTTCGAGGTCGGCGACTCGGTCACCGTCACCGACGGTCCGTTCGCGACCCTGCAGGCGACCATCAACGAGATCAACCCGGACTCGAAGAAGGTCAAGGGCCTGGTCGAGATCTTCGGCCGCGAGACCCCGGTCGAGCTGTCGTTCGACCAGATCCAGAAGAACTAG
- a CDS encoding pyridoxal phosphate-dependent aminotransferase has product MSASTPQPDSSVRPADRRVSARIGAIAESATLAVDAKAKALKAAGRPVIGFGAGEPDFPTPDYIVETAVEACRDPKNHRYTPAGGLPELKAAIAAKTLRDSGYEVDASQVLVTNGGKQAIYEAFAAILDPGDEVIVPAPYWTTYPESIQLAGGVPVEVVADETTGYKVSVEQLEAARTENTKVLLFVSPSNPTGAVYTRDEVEAVGRWALEHGLWVLTDEIYEHLVYGDAEFVSLPALLPELADKTIVVNGVAKTYAMTGWRVGWVIGPKDVVKAATNLQSHATSNVSNVAQRAAVAAVSGDLSAVHEMRTAFDRRRRTIVRMLNEIAGVVCPEPEGAFYAYPSVKGLLGKEIRGKRPQTSAELAALILDEAEVAVVPGEAFGTPGYLRLSYALGDADLAEGVGRLQKLLGEARD; this is encoded by the coding sequence ATGAGCGCTTCCACCCCGCAGCCCGACAGTTCCGTCCGTCCCGCCGACCGCCGGGTGTCCGCCCGGATCGGTGCGATCGCCGAGTCCGCCACCCTCGCCGTGGACGCCAAGGCCAAGGCCCTCAAGGCGGCCGGCCGGCCGGTCATCGGCTTCGGCGCCGGCGAGCCGGACTTCCCCACCCCGGACTACATCGTCGAGACGGCCGTCGAGGCCTGCCGCGACCCGAAGAACCACCGCTACACCCCGGCCGGCGGCCTGCCCGAGCTCAAGGCCGCCATCGCCGCCAAGACGCTGCGCGACTCCGGCTACGAGGTGGACGCCTCGCAGGTGCTGGTCACCAACGGCGGCAAGCAGGCCATCTACGAGGCCTTCGCCGCGATCCTCGACCCGGGCGACGAGGTCATCGTCCCGGCCCCCTACTGGACCACCTACCCCGAGTCGATCCAGCTCGCGGGCGGCGTCCCGGTCGAGGTCGTGGCCGACGAGACCACCGGCTACAAGGTCTCGGTCGAGCAGCTGGAGGCCGCGCGCACCGAGAACACCAAGGTCCTGCTGTTCGTCTCGCCCTCCAACCCGACCGGCGCGGTGTACACCCGCGACGAGGTCGAGGCGGTCGGCCGCTGGGCCCTGGAGCACGGCCTCTGGGTGCTCACCGACGAGATCTACGAGCACCTGGTCTACGGCGACGCCGAGTTCGTCTCGCTGCCGGCCCTGCTGCCCGAGCTCGCCGACAAGACCATCGTGGTCAACGGCGTGGCCAAGACCTACGCCATGACCGGCTGGCGGGTCGGCTGGGTGATCGGCCCCAAGGACGTCGTCAAGGCCGCGACCAACCTCCAGTCGCACGCCACCTCGAACGTCTCCAACGTGGCCCAGCGGGCCGCCGTCGCCGCCGTCTCCGGCGACCTCTCGGCCGTGCACGAGATGCGGACCGCCTTCGACCGCCGCCGGCGGACCATCGTCCGGATGCTCAACGAGATCGCCGGCGTGGTCTGCCCCGAACCCGAGGGCGCGTTCTACGCCTACCCGTCGGTGAAGGGCCTGCTCGGCAAGGAGATCCGCGGCAAGCGCCCGCAGACCTCCGCGGAGCTGGCCGCCCTGATCCTGGACGAGGCCGAGGTCGCGGTCGTCCCCGGCGAGGCCTTCGGGACCCCGGGCTACCTGCGCCTCTCGTACGCGCTCGGCGACGCCGACCTCGCCGAGGGCGTCGGCCGCCTGCAGAAGCTGCTCGGCGAGGCCCGCGACTGA
- the secE gene encoding preprotein translocase subunit SecE — MTETTGSTATPESGNPEGAEGADGTTPVDGEDKALSRRDRKRAKRSGGDGEKKSGKRAKKGVFARLALFYRQIIAELRKVVWPSRSDLINYTTVVVVFVVVIMGLVASLDFGFAKLSLWIFG, encoded by the coding sequence GTGACGGAGACCACGGGCTCCACCGCAACGCCTGAGAGCGGCAACCCCGAGGGTGCCGAAGGCGCTGACGGGACCACGCCTGTCGACGGCGAGGACAAGGCTCTCTCGCGCCGCGACCGCAAGCGCGCCAAGCGCTCGGGCGGCGACGGTGAGAAGAAGTCCGGCAAGCGTGCCAAGAAGGGCGTCTTCGCCCGGCTGGCGCTCTTCTACCGGCAGATCATCGCGGAACTGCGCAAGGTCGTCTGGCCCAGCCGGAGCGACCTGATCAACTACACCACCGTCGTGGTCGTCTTCGTTGTCGTGATCATGGGCCTGGTGGCCTCCCTCGACTTCGGCTTCGCCAAGCTCAGCCTGTGGATCTTCGGCTGA
- the rplK gene encoding 50S ribosomal protein L11, which yields MPPKKKKITGLIKLQIKAGAANPAPPVGPALGQHGVNIMEFCKAYNAATESQRGMIVPVEITVYDDRSFTFITKTPPAARLILKAAGIEKGSAEPHKTKVAKLTGAQVREIATVKLPDLNANDLDAAAKIIAGTARSMGVTVEG from the coding sequence ATGCCTCCCAAGAAGAAGAAGATCACGGGGCTCATCAAGCTCCAGATCAAGGCCGGTGCGGCCAACCCGGCTCCGCCGGTCGGCCCCGCGCTGGGTCAGCACGGCGTGAACATCATGGAGTTCTGCAAGGCCTACAACGCCGCGACCGAGTCGCAGCGCGGCATGATCGTGCCGGTGGAGATCACGGTCTACGACGACCGCTCCTTCACCTTCATCACGAAGACGCCGCCGGCCGCGCGCCTCATCCTGAAGGCCGCCGGCATCGAGAAGGGCTCGGCCGAGCCGCACAAGACCAAGGTCGCCAAGCTCACCGGCGCCCAGGTCCGCGAGATCGCGACCGTGAAGCTCCCCGACCTGAACGCCAACGACCTGGACGCCGCTGCGAAGATCATCGCCGGCACCGCCCGGTCGATGGGCGTCACGGTCGAGGGCTGA